The Delphinus delphis chromosome 2, mDelDel1.2, whole genome shotgun sequence genome segment AGCAAAGAGATTGCAGGGGCATACGAAGATTTTTGCGCAAGCGGAATGGAGGCCAAATATTTGACGTTCCTGAGCCCCCACAGACAGCGAGGGCGATCTCGGGAGAGTGCAGGTTTTAGGAGGGGTGGGCAAATGATTTGCAGGTCTCCTCGACAGCTCAGAGCTAGGGAGAATGCTGCATTGGAAGCTGGTGAAAGACAGGAAATCAGCAAAAACTCCGAGTCAGAATCAAGTCACAAATGCACAAgtctctggcacacagtaggtgttttaTAAACActtctggagaaaaaagaaaagccagaatCCAGATCACTACTTCCGCCTGCCCCCGAGTTTGCTTCGAAcctgggagaggaaagaagagctaTTTTGGGCGTCTGAGCCAACCGACGGGATAGCAGCCAAGTGCCCATGTTCTCCTCTTGCCCTGGACTTGTTAAACAGTAGGCATCTCTGCTGGAGATCCGCACCTCAGAAGCGAGCAGGCCCAGCCTGCCAGGGGCGGCTTTGGACGGCACTGAGATGTGACCTCTGTGACTCTCTGGTGaccaaggaagggaagggaggctgACCAGGCCTGTGTGCCAGGGTTGAGATGAAGCAGTTAACGCACCCTGCCAGGTGCCTGCCTGCCACGGCGGCCACTCCGGGCCCATCAACTCCACAGAATTTATGGGCTGTGAATTTCTTACAGCCATGGGGGAGTAGTCAGGCCAGACAGGCAGAGTAAGCCTGGGAGAGCAGGCGGGAAGGTCAGGGGTTTGCAGATTTTTCTCTCCATGGGATGCCCCAAGTTGGACCCAGGGAGGCTTTCCCCAGCTTCTCTCTGCTCTGCCAGGTTGGGCATCTGATTTGTCCTGGAGACCCTGACCTCGCGAGACCCTAAACCACTGCCTTTCCTcgcaccccctccccacccccaggttcTGACCTCCGCCATCCCAGGCACTGACCGGACGCGTCACAACCTTACCCGTCTTCAGAGAACACTCCTTCCCATCCGACGAAATGATAGAACCCTCTGAAGACTCATTTGAGACGATGATGGAGCGTAAGAATCCATCATCAAAACAAATGGAGTCCTCCGAGGGCTCATCCAACACCACCGTGGAGACACCAGGCAGCAGagtggcggcggcggcagcggcggcaggGCTGGCCAGTGGCCCGGCCCGGGAAATGGGAGAGCTGCCCATTGATCTCCTCCAAGACATGGAGGAGCCATCCAGTGGCCCACATAGGGAAATAAAGGATCCACCCAATGACCTACTCCAAGACCTGGAGGAGTCACGCGATGGTTCACATCTGGAAGTGGGGGGTCCCTTTGGTGGGGCACCTGGCAGAATGGAAGAGGCATCAGTCAACCCACGGGGAGCCCAGGAAGAGCAAGACGACTACACTGACCTGGCTGGGTGGAAAGAGGCACGTCCCGAGGAGCCGGCGGACAGCGTGACCGCGGAAATCACGGGCATGGTGGGGTCCATCATCTCTCTGTACTTCCGCGTGCAGGACCTCAGAGAGCAGCAGAGGGTGGCGGAGGAGATCCTGACGAAGGGGATCAGCGCCGGCCAGCTGCCGGTCCCAGGCAAGTTCTCGGGCGATCGCAGAGAGTACCACGAGTTCATCGTGCTCTGCCAGCTGGTCCTACAGAGCTGCCCCAGAATGCTCTACAGCGACCGCCTGCGGGTGGGGTACGTCATCGGCCACCTCTCGGGCCTGGCCTTGGAGTGGGCCGAAGATCTGGTGCAGAGAGAAAGCCCCCTGATGGACGACTTCCCAGCCTTCCTGGAGGCCATGTCCGACACGTTCCAGTACCGTCAGGCCCTGCGGGTGGCGGAAGAGGCCATGTTCAGCCTCAGGCAGGGGGATCGCGCCGCCATCGAATACATCAACGAGTTCCAGGGCCTGGTGCCCACCCTGGGCTGGCCAGACGACGTCCTGCAGGCCCACCTGTGCCAGGGGCTCAAGGAGGAGATCAGGCACTATCTGTTCCGCATCCCTCAGCCGGATTCGCTGGACAGTCTGATCCTGCTGGTCCTGCAGATAGAAGAGAAGCTGGCAGAGAGAAGGGCGATGCTCCGGCTGCCCCCGGAGGCCCGCCCGCGGAACCTGACCTGGATCGACTCGCCCGCTCCGGAGAGGTGGGTGGTGAGCAGCTGGCTGCCCTGCGAGGCCCGCCCCGCCATCGACCGCGACCACCTGTTCCTGCTGCTCACGGTGAGGGTGAACCCCTACCACAGCGTGGCGGTTCAGGCCCTGGTCGACTCGGGGGCGGGCGGCAACTTCATGGATGAGAGGTTCGCCCAAGAGCACTACGTCGAGCTCTACGAGAAGCCCTGCCCGCGGTCGGTCCCGTCCGTGGACGGCTCGCTGGTCGGCCACGAGCCCGTCTGGCTCTACACCGAACCCCTGGTGTGCATTCACCAGAGCCACCACGAGTCCCTGCAATTCGACATCATCCCGTCCCCCAACTTCTCCGTGATACTAGGCATCGACTGGCTCCGAGTCCACGCCCCGGAGGTCGACTGGGTCAAAGGCCGCTGCACCTTCCACTCTCCCTACTGCCTGAAGAACTGCTTCCGCCCGCCCCCACCATGCATCGCTCTGGAACGACACGCCATAAGCTTGCTGCCCGGACTGCCGCCCCTGTACTCCGACCTGGCCGACGTGTTTAACCCGAAGGAAGCAGATGAGGAGACTTCCGACCAGCCAAGCTCAGACGGATCCGATGATCTTTCTGAATCAGAGCCCTCTGAGCTTCAGCAGGCTGGAGACAGTGATCACAGCGAGACCTATTACGAGTGTCCCTCCACCGCGCCGTGGGAACCTGTGGGAGCCGGGATGCAAGAAAGGGCCAGGCGGGAGGAATACTGGGACCCGCAGGACATGCTGAGCAGCACACACGACTACGTACAGATGATTCCAGAACTGTTCGACCAGTTACACGGAGCCACGTGGTTCACAAAGCTGGAGCTGCGCGGCACCGTCGTGGAGGAAAGCATGAACGTACGCCAAACGGAAGACGTGTGGAAAGCAGCGTTCGGTTTGGAGCTTCAAGAGATGACGAGCTACTGGCCCTTCCCGATCTGCGCAGACCCTATCATCCCTCAGGGCGTGATTCACTTTATCCTAAAGGACATGCTCGGTTTCTTTGTCCTCTCGTACGGGCAGCACGTCCTGGTCTACTCAATGAGCCAGGAGGAGCACCTCCACCACGTCCGCCAGGTGCTGACCCGCTTCCGCTACCACCACGTCTACTGCTCCCTGGACAGGAGCCAGTTCCACCGACACACCGCCGAGTTCCTGGGGTTCGTCATGACCCCCAAAGGGGTGAAACTCAACAAGAGCATCGTGAGCACCGTAACAGGGCACCCCACCCCTGGCTCTAAGAAGTCCCTGCGGAACCTCATCGAATTCGCCTTCCCGTACCGGCACTTTGTGGAGCGCTTCGCCGTCATCACGGAGCCCCTGGTGCAGCAGCTACTGAGCGACCGGCCCTTCTACTGGGGGCACGAGGAACAGGAGGCCTTCGAGCGCCTGAAGTGGGCTTTCCGCGAGGcgcccctcctccaccaccccaAGCCCCAGAACCCCTTCTACTTGGAAACGGGCGTCACCAAGACGGCCCTGCATGCCTCCCTGATCCAAGTCGACGAGCAAACCGGCCAGCGAGTCTGCTGCGCTTTCTATTCTCGAAACATCTCCCCGATCGAGGTGGAGGCCTCGCCGGCGGAGATGAAGACCCTTCCAGTACGGGCTGCCTTCGTGGCGTGGTGCCGCTACCTGGAGAACACCGAGGAGCCTATCATGATCCTTCTCAACACAGAGGATCTGGCCTCTCTGAATAATGACAGGCTCACCGTACTTCTCCCCGGGCATTGGGTCTTCTTCTTCTCCCACTTCCACTTTGACGTCATGGAGCGGCCAGAACAAAAGGGTGGCCGGCCCCCGCCGCCCACGCGGAAACGCCTCCGGAGAAGAGCCTTCCAGCAGCGCGCTGCCGCTCGGCCAAGGATGCTCTTCACTACGGGAGGGTCCCCCAGGGCTCAGTCCCCAGAATCGGGGGACGAAGAGGAGAATGAAGACGCCCTTCGTCAGGACGAGCCGCACGGGCAGCACCTCCGGCAGGAGCTCCTGGCTCTGATACCAGCAGACCAAATACTCAACAGCCTCCTTGCCCACCTCAGCATGGCCCAGATCAGGGCAGTCATCCTGCACTTCTTCCGAGGCCTCCTGTTCTGGAAGAACCTCCTGGCCGTGGCCGCCCTCCTCGTGCTGCTGAGGTTCAGGACGCGCCTCGCCCTGCCACCCGCACCCACCTCGGACACGGCCCGGCCGCCGCCGCGGCGCTCTCTGTGCCTGCTGCTGGACTCGTCCCTCATCGCCCCCGCCGTCGCCCAGCTGTTCACCCAGATGCCCCCGCTCACGGGCGCCAACGCCATCCCGGCCGAGGCACCGGCCGAGCTGTTCCTGGGCCCTGGCCAGCGGCGGCGCGACGCCCTGCTTGGCCTGCGACTCACGCCCGAGTTCTGGCAGACGCTGTGCGAGCTCTTCGCCGTCAGAGTCGCCCCCCGCGAGGGGACCCACCCCCACCCGCGCCCAGACCGCTACCTGGAGCTGCACGTCGTGGACGATGAGGATGTCGTCTTGCGAGAAGCCCTGCAAGACGACCTGCAACGTTACCGTCAGTGTGGCCTGCATGACGGCCTGCAAGACACCTCGCAGGACGAGCAGGAGAGCGACGTGCAGGACAGCCTGAGCCCCGGTGCCCCGGGCGCCCGCGGGCCCCGCCAGCACCTCCCCGGCGACACCGGCGTCCGCCGCCTGCTCTGCATCCGCAGCGCCCGACGGGGGTCTGTCGCCATTAACCGGCAGCTGGTAGCCAGGGCCCTGACCCACTTCCTGACCGCCGTCTACGCCCAGTCTACATCCACCCTCGTCGGGGTGAGCCCCCCCGGGGAAGGAGCAACGCTGGAGGAGCTGCCCGGAGAAGAGCAGGACGCGGACCTCGACTGAAAACgcctcctctcctccaccccgCTGCCCCACAGACCCTCCCTCCAGCCTTCCCGTGCCTCAGCCGGCTTCGCTCGGACCCCGGCCCCCTTCCTGCCGCTCCTGACCCAAGGGGGAAACACTTGAGAAGGGCAAACAATCGACTCATCGACCAGCAACAGTATCCGTGCCAACAGGCTACCCAGTGGACCGTCCAAACGTCAGAGACCCAGAGTCGGCTCAGGGCTACCCAACTCCGTCTTAATTCTCCAGGTCCCAGGCCTGCAACTGGGCGTGAGATCAATGAGGGGAGAGAGCAGCGATGAGCGGGAGATGACCCCGTGACCCAAGGCCGGGTGAGGAACCAGCACAGCAGACGCAGCTAAGCAAGCACGTGCCAGGGACGCCCCCCCGGGGCGACGAGTGGCCACCTCGGGCCACCCTGGGACACTGACCTCGGCTGCTCCACTGACATCGTCTACCTCCACCAGCGGTGCCCCCGCACCCCCGGGCCCGGCCCCGACCTCCCACGCCTCGTGGGGTGCTGGGgggcctcccccgccccacctccctGCCAAGCTGCACCCGCCCCCCGTCCGGTCCAGCGCCCTCGACACCGACTGTCTGACCCTGAGCTCTGGCTCTCACCTGGACGGTCCTGCCACAGAGGGGCCCGCCGTGCCAGTACTCACCGGACTCGCAGCCTCAGGCGTCCCTGCGACCGTCCGGGACACTGACGGGGTGACCTCGCCCGTGGgggctccctcccccaccccaacactGACAGCACAGGGGCCTGAGGCCCGAGACAAGGGGAGGGGCTCcaagagagactgagagaggcCCGAGACAGCCAAGCAGCGGAGAACGCTCCTACCAGGCCGCCGCTCTCCGCCACGCGGAGGAGACCCTCCCCGCCTGCGCGCCTCACCGCTTCCCACCCCCAAAATAGAGTAGAGTTAAAAGATGATCTGACTCTGTGGCTTGTTCTGAAGGTGGAGGGTGGGGACGGGCGGGGTGGAGGGCGGGcaggtggagtgggggaggggcgggggtggggctcCCCTGGACCACGCCCACCAGGCCCCTGGCACGCAGGCTGGGGGGGTAGGGGGCTGGGGGGGTAGGGGGCCGGGGGGGtagggggccggggggggggggcgggggatgaGGGCAACACGGGGAGCTGCCTCTTCTGGAGGGTCCGGATCAGGGACCCCAGAAATCCAAGTCCCAATTCGTCCCACACTAGAAATGGGAGTGGGCGGGCTGTGCCCTGCCCCCCTAACTCGGAGGGTCTTTGAACCAAGGAACCTCGGCTTCAGCaatcccccaccaccacccctagtGGAGAAGGCCAAGGTCCCACCGTCCTAAAAGTGGCAGAAAAGCTGTTCTGAGGGTGCACTGCCCTGGGAAGGCAGGGGGCGTCCCA includes the following:
- the RTL1 gene encoding retrotransposon-like protein 1 — translated: MIEPSEDSFETMMERKNPSSKQMESSEGSSNTTVETPGSRVAAAAAAAGLASGPAREMGELPIDLLQDMEEPSSGPHREIKDPPNDLLQDLEESRDGSHLEVGGPFGGAPGRMEEASVNPRGAQEEQDDYTDLAGWKEARPEEPADSVTAEITGMVGSIISLYFRVQDLREQQRVAEEILTKGISAGQLPVPGKFSGDRREYHEFIVLCQLVLQSCPRMLYSDRLRVGYVIGHLSGLALEWAEDLVQRESPLMDDFPAFLEAMSDTFQYRQALRVAEEAMFSLRQGDRAAIEYINEFQGLVPTLGWPDDVLQAHLCQGLKEEIRHYLFRIPQPDSLDSLILLVLQIEEKLAERRAMLRLPPEARPRNLTWIDSPAPERWVVSSWLPCEARPAIDRDHLFLLLTVRVNPYHSVAVQALVDSGAGGNFMDERFAQEHYVELYEKPCPRSVPSVDGSLVGHEPVWLYTEPLVCIHQSHHESLQFDIIPSPNFSVILGIDWLRVHAPEVDWVKGRCTFHSPYCLKNCFRPPPPCIALERHAISLLPGLPPLYSDLADVFNPKEADEETSDQPSSDGSDDLSESEPSELQQAGDSDHSETYYECPSTAPWEPVGAGMQERARREEYWDPQDMLSSTHDYVQMIPELFDQLHGATWFTKLELRGTVVEESMNVRQTEDVWKAAFGLELQEMTSYWPFPICADPIIPQGVIHFILKDMLGFFVLSYGQHVLVYSMSQEEHLHHVRQVLTRFRYHHVYCSLDRSQFHRHTAEFLGFVMTPKGVKLNKSIVSTVTGHPTPGSKKSLRNLIEFAFPYRHFVERFAVITEPLVQQLLSDRPFYWGHEEQEAFERLKWAFREAPLLHHPKPQNPFYLETGVTKTALHASLIQVDEQTGQRVCCAFYSRNISPIEVEASPAEMKTLPVRAAFVAWCRYLENTEEPIMILLNTEDLASLNNDRLTVLLPGHWVFFFSHFHFDVMERPEQKGGRPPPPTRKRLRRRAFQQRAAARPRMLFTTGGSPRAQSPESGDEEENEDALRQDEPHGQHLRQELLALIPADQILNSLLAHLSMAQIRAVILHFFRGLLFWKNLLAVAALLVLLRFRTRLALPPAPTSDTARPPPRRSLCLLLDSSLIAPAVAQLFTQMPPLTGANAIPAEAPAELFLGPGQRRRDALLGLRLTPEFWQTLCELFAVRVAPREGTHPHPRPDRYLELHVVDDEDVVLREALQDDLQRYRQCGLHDGLQDTSQDEQESDVQDSLSPGAPGARGPRQHLPGDTGVRRLLCIRSARRGSVAINRQLVARALTHFLTAVYAQSTSTLVGVSPPGEGATLEELPGEEQDADLD